The genomic stretch GTGCGCGCTGGGCCTGGCCACGCCGACCGCCGTCCTCGTGGGGACCGGCCGCGGCTCGCAGCTGGGGATCCTCCTGCGCGGGCCGGAGGTGCTCGAGGCCGGCCGCCGGATCGACACGGTGGTGCTCGACAAGACCGGCACGCTCACCACCGGCACCTTCGGCGTCGTCGAGTCCAGCGACGACGAGAGCCTGCGGATGCTCGCCGCCGTCGAGCGCGGGTCGGAGCATCCGCTCGCCGCCGCGATCGTTGCCCGGGCCGCCCACCTCGACATCCCCGAGGCGACCGGATTTCGCGCGAGCGCCGGCTTCGGCGTGCGCGCCCGGGTCGAGGGTCGCCTGGTGGTCGCCGGTCGGCTGCGCTGGCTGGAGGAGCAGTGGGGCTTCGCTCCGGGAGACCTCGCCGAACGCGCCGAGCGGGCCAGCATCGAGGGCGGCACCGTGGTCGGCGTCGGCTGGGAGGGAGAGCTGCGCGGTTTCGCGGTCCTTCGCGACGAGCCGCGGCCCGAGGCCGTTCGCGCTGTCCGCGCCCTGCGCGAGCGCGGGCTGAGGGTGCTGATGCTGACCGGCGACAACCCGCGCGCCGCGCGGTCGGTTGCCGCGGCCGTCGGCATCGGCGAGGTGATCGCCGAGGTGCTGCCGGAGGAGAAGCTCGCCGCGATCGAGCGCTTGCGTGCGGAGGGCCGCCGGGTCGCGTTCGTCGGCGACGGCGTCAACGACGCAGCCGCACTCGCCGCCGCCGCAGTGGGGATCGCGATGGGTGCCGGATCGGACGCCGCGATCGAGGCGAGCGACATCACCCTCGTCGGCGACGACCTGAGCCGGGTGCCCGACGCGCTGCGCCTGAGCAGCCGCACCCTCGGGGTGATCCGCGGCAACCTCTTCTGGGCCTTCGCCTACAACGTCGCCGCGATCCCGCTGGCGATGGCCGGGCTCCTGGGGCCGCTGGTGGCCGGGGCCGCGATGGCCTTCTCGAGCGTGTTCGTCGTGCTGAACAGCCTGCGGCTGCGATCGTTCCGCTGAGCCCCGCCGGAGAGCCCCGGGTTCCTCCCGACGCCCTTGACGGCCCGCCCTCGGATCGCGAAGGTGAGCGCATGAGCCTCTTCCTCACCTGCCCGGTCGACGACGTCGGGCGCGCTACCGCCTTCTACACCGCTCTCGGCTGGACCCTGAACGCCGAGATGTCCCGCGAGGACGCCGCCTGCTTCGCGATCGCGCCCGACCAGTACGTCATGCTCACCAGCCGCGCGATGTACGAGAGCGTCGGCGCCACCGAGGAGCTGATCGGCACGCCCGGCACGCCCTCAAAGGTGACCGTCTCGTTCGACCTTGGCAGCCGGGCAGCCGTCGATGAGCTCCTCGAGCGCGCCGCCGCCGCGGGCGGCCGGATCGGCGACACCGACGACTATCCCTTCCTTTATCAGCGCCAGTTCGACGACCTCGACGGCTACCACTACTCCCCGTTCTGGATGAAGCCGGGCGCCGACGCGGCGGAGTGACGGGGCGGAGGCGGAGCGCTCGCGCCCGGCGCGCGCCGCTCCTCCGGTCGCCCCGACGGCGTGCGGCAGGATGAGCGCGTGATCGCCGACCTGACCCTTCCCGACGTCGCAGGCCTCGGGCACAGGAGCGTCGTGCTCCGCCGCGCGAGCCTCGACGACCTCCCCGCGATCATCCGGCTCCTCGCCGACGACCCGATCAGCGCGGGCCGCGGCGACATGGCCGACGACGGGGACGAGGCCGCCTACCACGCGGCCTTCTGGAGCGTCGTCGACGACCCGGGCAACGACCTCGTGGCGGCGGTCGACGCGAGCGGAGCCGTGGTCGGCACGCTGCAGGTGACGGTCATCCCCGGGATGGCGCGCCGAGGCAGCGCCCGCCTGCTGGTGGAGGCGGTCCGCGTCGCGAGCGCCGAGCGCTCGGCCGGGATCGGCACGGCCCTGATGCGCTGGGTGATCGACGTCGCCGCGCTCGAGCTCCGCACGCCCCTCGTCCAGCTGACCTCGGACGCCGCCCGCACCGACGCGCACCGCTTCTACCTCCGCCTGGGCTTCGTCGACTCGCATGTGGGCTTCAAGTACCGCGTCGATCTGCCGGAGCAGTGACGGGCACCTTCGCCGGGCGGACCCGCCCTCCGGCGCCGTCGGAACCGCGCCGCGGTTGCCCTCGCGGTCGCGGGCGGCCTTGTCGCGGGCGGCTTCTGACTAGCCGACGCGGTCCTCGTCGGCCCGTCGCACGAAGTGAGCCTCACGAACGACACGGGAGCGGAGCTCGACTGGTCGTGCTCGCGGTCGGATCTGTACGTCGCGCCGGGTGAGACCGCGCGGGTCCGCATCCCCGAGCACATCAGTGAGCAATTCGGCTGCATGCCGCAGCCCGCGTCGCTCCGCCGAGACCTCTGCCCGAGCGTGCCCGCGATGACCGCGGGCGCGAGCTTAACAGCGACCGTGTTCGCCGAGCGCTACCGCTGCCGCGGGTAGACGCTCCCGGCCGTTCCGGGTCACGCGACGACAAGAGAGGTTTTTTGGCTTCTGAACGGTCGCCCAGCTGTGGTGTGACCCAGGGATCCCGGCCTGCGTCCTCGGTTTGAATCTAGCTCAGTGCGGGGTGTAGCCGGTTGAGTGTTTCGGTCGGAGTGGCGTACTCCGGGCTTTAGTGGAGTCGTTCGGTGTTGAGGTGGGTGATGTAGTCGGCAACTTCGGCTGCAGCGTGTCGTCGAGTGTTGAAGTTGATCCAATCGAGGCGTTCGCTCTTGAGTTTCGAGAAGAATGATTCTGCTGCCGCGTTGTCCCAGCACTGCATTCGGGCGCCCATCGAGCGACGTATCCCGTTCGTGACGCAGTATCGCGTGAACCGTTTGGAACGGTATTAGGTGCCGTGGTCGGAGTGGAAAATCGCTCCAGCGCGCACGACGCCCGTCGCGGAAGCAGCTCGCAAAGCCCGGATAGCGAGATCCGAGCCCTGTCTGGCGCCTGTCGCGAACCCAGTACCGATCTGGTCGCTAAATCGGTGACAGTTGCGACATAAAGCCGTCCTTGGCGGGTACGCACATAAGTGATGTCCCCGACGAGAACCGTCCCTGGCGTCGCCGACCCGAAGCTCCGCAGAAGGAGGTCGGTGGGATCCGCCACCCGAGCAGCCCGCAGCCTCGCCCGAAGGCTGGCTGCGCGGCCGGCGACTGCAACCCCAGACCTGACAGGATCCCCGCGACGGTCTTCCGATTCACTGCAACATCCTGGCGGTGCAGAGCCGCAGTCCCTTTCCGATACCCCGCCGCTCCACGCGATGCCGGAGAGCTTCCCCGACCCGCGCAGTCAACTGTTCGCGACGCTCCGCCGTGCGCGTCGGACTCGCTATGACCCAGTCGTAGAAACCAGACGTCGACACCCGAAGTTTCTGACACAGATACGTCACCGGGAACTCAGCCCGCAACCGGTCGATCACAGCGAAGAGTTCTCGCCGCGATCGAGTTCCCGGAAGAGAGCCCCCGCCTTTTTCACGAGCTCCAAATCCCGACGCAACCGAGAGTTCTCCTTCTCGAGATCACGAATCCGGTTACGTTGCTCGCGAGTCAGCTCACCATCAGGATCGATCTCTCGCAGACGGGCAGCATTCACCCACTGCCACAACGTCCAATGATCGATCCCGAGCTCTCTGGCCATCGCGCTCACAGACCGCCCCGACGCATCGAACAGGCGCACGACCTCCGCCCGATGCTCCGGGGTCACGCCCCGATTACTGGGTTGCAGCATTCGTCATCCAATCAGTTCAGGAGGACCGTCCGGAATCCCTGGGTCACATCACTGCCGCCGCAACCCGCCCGGTGCATAGCTGCCGCACAGTAAACTCCCGCGGGTCCCCTTCGACGCCGATCCCGCCGAATCCGCGATCCGCACGATCAAGCTCCGGCAGGAAATCTCCGGCATTCTCAGAACACTGGGCAAAAGCGAGCAAATCACCCGATTTTGCTCGTACGTCGCTACCATCTGAAGGCCCTGCATCGATCACAATGACGCACTCACCTGGCTCGCCAACGGACACGCCAGGCTATCTGCAGGACAGCTTGCATCCTATCTTTGTCACCAGTCAGCTCACATCCCGCCTCTCAGTGGCGAGATAGCCCGCGATGAGCATCCCGACGACCCACACGATCGCAATCATCAGGCCATTGTGAGGGGCGAGCCAAGTGCCAGAGGCCTCGTCGACCAAAGCTAATTGACCTCCGAAAGGAGTCAACCTAGCAACATCTTTGGTTAAGGACGCAAGCGGAATGGCGATGGCCAAGGTGACGGGGACAACAAAGAGAGCGACAAAGTGATTACCAATTACAGCGCCCAGCCCAAACCCCCATGCCGCCGAAAGAAGGCCTAAGAGCCCCGCAGTCCATACCAGCGCCAAGTCCAAATTCCACATTGACGCCACCAGCGAGTACGCGACTTGACCCA from Rathayibacter rathayi encodes the following:
- a CDS encoding IS3 family transposase — its product is MSETSGVDVWFLRLGHSESDAHGGASRTVDCAGRGSSPASRGAAGYRKGTAALHRQDVAVNRKTVAGILSGLGLQSPAAQPAFGRGCGLLGWRIPPTSFCGASGRRRQGRFSSGTSLMCVPAKDGFMSQLSPI
- a CDS encoding integrase core domain-containing protein, with protein sequence MRRSMGARMQCWDNAAAESFFSKLKSERLDWINFNTRRHAAAEVADYITHLNTERLH
- a CDS encoding transposase → MLQPSNRGVTPEHRAEVVRLFDASGRSVSAMARELGIDHWTLWQWVNAARLREIDPDGELTREQRNRIRDLEKENSRLRRDLELVKKAGALFRELDRGENSSL
- a CDS encoding VOC family protein — encoded protein: MSLFLTCPVDDVGRATAFYTALGWTLNAEMSREDAACFAIAPDQYVMLTSRAMYESVGATEELIGTPGTPSKVTVSFDLGSRAAVDELLERAAAAGGRIGDTDDYPFLYQRQFDDLDGYHYSPFWMKPGADAAE
- a CDS encoding GNAT family N-acetyltransferase, which encodes MIADLTLPDVAGLGHRSVVLRRASLDDLPAIIRLLADDPISAGRGDMADDGDEAAYHAAFWSVVDDPGNDLVAAVDASGAVVGTLQVTVIPGMARRGSARLLVEAVRVASAERSAGIGTALMRWVIDVAALELRTPLVQLTSDAARTDAHRFYLRLGFVDSHVGFKYRVDLPEQ